The following coding sequences lie in one Apus apus isolate bApuApu2 chromosome 16, bApuApu2.pri.cur, whole genome shotgun sequence genomic window:
- the FAM222A gene encoding protein FAM222A yields the protein MLACLQRTQNPPAQHLPCPTKALEPRKCEAVAPMHSPRYPSPAELDAYAQKVANSPLTIKIFPTNIRVPQHKHLNRTVNGYDTTGQRYSPYPLHASGYQGLLAIVKASGKSVVKNSEGKRTKLSPAQVGAAPYPASSTLAQGPSCAGQLSYHGGQKQLEGPVPPNVTVAASVLPLAGRSLALPPSNLPSIQSIIYQINQQCQAPGGQAVVATDPSPAKHGAFPSTTAYASTVLPECRKGAELALGSNPAAGLAPKASVYPEGMDYLVWQQKQQQQHLRMYSGGSAGGGALSKSPETCAGASRPYGLAGAAEKVSSSPLNCMHGNFSVGQYFAPPWNSILVTPNSDCYNPPELGTGARELGVPPAEGLPSKTLCNTSILSSSLQSLEYLINDIHPPCIKEQMLGKGYETVSVPRLLDHQHAHIRLPVYR from the exons ATGCTGGCCTGTCTGCAGAGGACCCAGaaccccccagcccagcacctcccctgccccaccAAGGCACTGGAGCCACGCAAGT GTGAGGCGGTGGCACCCATGCATTCCCCGCGCTACCCCAGCCCCGCCGAGCTGGACGCCTACGCACAGAAGGTGGCCAACAGCCCGTTGACCATCAAGATCTTCCCCACCAACATCAGGGTCCCCCAGCACAAGCACCTTAACCGGACGGTCAATGGCTACGACACCACGGGGCAGCGCTACAGCCCCTACCCCCTGCACGCCAGCGGCTACCAGGGTCTCCTGGCCATCGTCAAAGCCTCCGGCAAAAGCGTGGTGAAGAACTCGGAGGGGAAGCGGACTAAGCTCTCTCCTGCCCAGGTCGGTGCCGCTCCCTACCCCGCCTCAAGCACTTTAGCTCAAGGTCCCTCCTGTGCCGGGCAGCTGAGCTACCACGGCGgccagaagcagctggagggTCCGGTGCCCCCCAACGTGACGGTGGCTGCTTCGGTGCTGCCGCTGGCGGGACGGAGCCTGGCCCTGCCGCCCTCCAACCTGCCCTCCATCCAGAGCATCATCTACCAGATCAATCAGCAGTGCCAGGCCCCGGGTGGCCAGGCCGTGGTGGCCACCGACCCCAGCCCGGCCAAGCACGGcgccttccccagcaccaccgCCTACGCCAGCACCGTCCTGCCGGAGTGCCGCAAGGGCGCCGAGCTGGCGCTGGGCTCCAACCCGGCGGCGGGCCTGGCACCCAAGGCAAGTGTCTACCCCGAGGGCATGGACTACCTGGtgtggcagcagaagcagcagcagcagcacctgcgAATGTACAGCGGGGGCAGCGCTGGCGGGGGGGCCCTCAGCAAGTCCCCCGAGACCTGCGCGGGCGCCTCGCGTCCCTACGGGCTGGCCGGGGCGGCCGAGAAGGTGAGCTCGTCCCCCTTGAACTGCATGCACGGCAACTTCTCGGTGGGGCAGTACTTCGCCCCTCCTTGGAACAGCATCTTGGTGACCCCCAACAGTGACTGTTACAACCCACCAGAGCTGGGGACCGGTGCCCGAGAGCTGGGGGTGCCCCCAGCCGAGGGGCTGCCCAGCAAGACCCTCTGCAATACCTccatcctcagcagcagcctccagtCCCTGGAGTATCTCATCAACGACATCCACCCGCCCTGCATCAAGGAGCAGATGCTAGGCAAGGGCTACGAGACCGTCTCTGTGCCAAGGCTCTTGGACCACCAGCACGCCCACATCCGCCTGCCCGTCTACAGATAA